TCTTCCTTAAAGTAGTGATTTAGCAAGGTAGCTACAGCTAGTCCCCCTGCTGTAAATGCCTCTTCTTGTTCCTTAAAGTCTTGAGGATTTACTTGATTTAAGTGAATCTCAGCCAAATTGCAATGGAAGTTCGCCCCTATTATCTCACCACAGTTGTGAGCGACGATTCCGTTAGCATCAAATCGATTTACGCTAGGGACGGTGCAATCGTAGACTGGTTCGATTCCGTCTGGGGAAATAGAGGCGATTGTGGCTGTAAATCTTTCTGGACGCAGATCGGATACAATCTGCTCTAACTGTTCTGTTTGATGTGGATCTGCTAAGCCTACAACTTGAGCAAATACCGCAAGATTATCGTTAGCGATCGCTAGTTGTCCTATTTCTGACTCCACAATAGAACTAATACCCAGGCGCAGTAACATTCGCTGAATAGCTGCTAATAGCTCTAGATTATCGTTTGAAAGTCGCAGATTTGTAGATATCTGTACGTTGCTGTTGAAGATACCCTGTAGGAAACCTTGATAGAAATTGTAGCTGGTTTCCTCTATTTGGGAGGTAAGGTAACTATCTATTTCGTATTTGACGGCGATTGCATTGGTGCTTGCTTTTGGATGGCGAGCGCGTATGGTTAATTTGGTGGTGTTGGGTTTCGTTGCCTCAAACGGTCTCCCTACGTCCTCCCGTGCGACGGGAGGACGGAGACCTCCCCAACCTACGCTACCATCGATCGCTTTACCCAGCAGCCATCCTTCTTCAAATGTTCCTTCTCCTTGCCAAGGTTGCAAACCGCGATGATTGTGAAGGAGAATGCGATCGCCTACCTCCAATTTCTCAGTTTCTACCCATTCGGTATACTGATTTTTCTGGGTTTGTACGGTTACCTTTAGTAGCTGGTGATTTCCCGTCAATCTGAGAGAATAGCCTTCCTTTGTTTCTACTTTCAGCACTGGTTTAAGTCCAGTACAGAAGAAGCCTTCAGCCGTCGTACTAAAGAGTTCCCCATTGACGTAGAGCGATCGCTGTTTACCTATCAAATCTTTAATCTGACGCGCGCCATTTTCGGTATGTATCCAAGTATCTGCTGTAAAACAAGGATTTAGACCATATCTACCCAAACGATGCTCTATTTCTGGCTCGTCTAGATTTGGATAATATTCTCGCAGCCATTCCCCAGCCTTTGCTTGCGTGTATGCTTTGAGAAAATCTGCTTTTAATTTTGGCGTAGCCAAGAGATCGATATTTGCTCTAGCAACTGCTTCTCCCGCCCATTGAATTGCACCTTCGCCACTGTAATATTGTTTCCGAACGGCATCTATCGAATCTTGCAAGTTTGGTTTGTGGTGGAAAACTCTGGTATGGTTTGCCATCCGCAGAGCATCTCTTTCTGGATCTATCCGCCAATTGCCATTTTTGTCCTGTTGCCAGAGGTTATCTTTAGCGTTTGACCCTAAAGCATCGTCTGCCGCGAATTGGCGCATTCCGGCGCTGTTAGAAACTAGAATTCCTTCGCAGACAAATTCATGAAGGCTGGCAACCTCGATATCATATGTAGGCGCAGTCCTCACGTTGAATTCTACACCAATAACCTTAACGGGTATGAGATTGGTTGCATCTGGGATGTACTTTTTCAGCGTGGGGACGGTCATTTGCTGGTGAATAGCACCCCAATGATACCTATACGTACTAACCAGGGGTCTAACCATAGCTTTGGGAAAGCCGTGGTCTTTAAACGATTTAGGGCGCTCCTTCCAACTGCTGGCAAATCTCAAGGAGTATTGAGATAGCAAATCACCGACTTTATCGAAAGCGTTGCCACCAACAGTAACTAATTCCCCTTCCCATTTATCGGTACGCTTCCTGACGGAACTGCAAGATCTGACAGTAATGCCCAAGGACGAGTAAAGCGCCTGTATCTGACGCAAGAAGTCAGCATGAACGGAAGCTACTAGCACCCCTTGGCTGAAACAGCCGTCAGCGTCTGCTAAACCTGCTAGATAGGCTTCGCGAATCTCCTTAGTTCCTAATAGAATGCAATCTGGCACTGAGATTGAGGTAAAGGGCTGCTTAAACTGACTTAGATAGCCATTCAGTGCTTTAGAGTTGAATTGGAGTTCGTAAGCTTTGGCTCTGGATTGCTCTGGGGTTCTAAGAGTGTAGCCCTCTAGCCCAAACAATTTACCAACGGCTACCAGCTTATCTATAATCTGTGACTGATTTTCCGATATGCGGAAGCGTACCCGCCAGCCATCGCTAGCTACAGAACCGTCGCCATGCAAATAGCCGATAAAATAGGCTACATCTGGGGTTAAGGCAGGTACTTCTATACTTCTGGTATGGGGTGGGAAGTCTGAAGGTCGCTTCCACTCTGGCAATTCTGTAGGCGTACCCGCGATCGCTTCTGGTATAAATACTAGCCGATCTCCTGGTTTGAGGTCTTTGGCTTTGACCATTTCGTAGTTACCATAAACGTCTTGGAGGACGGCAACTTTATGATCTGCGGTGCATTCTAGCGATCCGTCTTGAGTTTTAATGCGACATAGCTCTTGTTCGCCTTGGACGAAAAAGTTAGTAACGGGGTAGTAGCCTTTACTGGTAAGAACGCGATCGCCAATTCTGACTTTTTCTATCGGTACTAGTCCAGCTTGGGTATGAACTAAAGATCCTGCTGGCAAGCATCGCCTGACGTTTCCTGCAACAACCACAACGGCTGCTTCATCGATTAACAAGCAGCATTCTACAGAATTTAATTTCCTACCAACTGCTTTGTTCAAAATATCGGCGCAGCGTCCGTATAAATCTGGTAATTTGACTGGATTGGCTACGCCGCCAAAACCAGATAAATTTTCTCCCGCAGGGCGAACATCGCTTAAATCGATGTGAACTTCGATTTCTGTGTCAAAACTCTCGTCACTAGATAGTTCTAATAGGGTTTGATAAGATTTCACCCATCCTTGACGACTATCCCCAACTTTAATGGTAACTTGCTTTCCAGCTACGGTTACTTGAGTTTCTTCTAGTCTTGCGGCTGCTGGTGTAGTGCCAATATTCCCGTCAATTTGGACGTTGAGGCGATTGCAAATGACTGGGAGGCGATCGATATATTTGGCTTCGAGAACAGCACCCGTACCGCAACCCATCATCGCCAGATCCATCATTAAGCCAAAGGCGCGCCAATCAATAACGTTGGTTGAGGTGCAATTGTAGCCGCCAGAGAAGTTCTTGGGATTTTCCAGCCAAGGGGTTCCCCCTACCCACAGCCATCGCCCAGAAGGAAAAGTCTTCTTCTGACGCTGCATTTTGTCGATAATGGCTATTTCTTCGGGAGTGAGCTTACCCAGTTTAATTAGCCCCTCTATAGTTCTACTACAGACTTCATCCCAGCTTTCTCTACCCAAGGGAGTTCTGCGACTGTAGGTTCTATAAAAGACGGGGTTACCTGCGGGAGCGGTAACTGAGCTTGGCTCAGAAGACTCAGGAAACTGCTGGTTTTGGGGCGATTCCTCTATGAATCGCTCTGTGAATCGCTCAATCTCTCGAACCATAAATTCAGCAACTGTGAGATGACATAGATTATGTACTATAAGCCATTTTTCTCGCAGTCGCGATCGCTCATCTAGGGTTTAATGTCAAGCTGGTTTCTACTGATAAATATCTATCATTTCCATCGATTAGGCATTTTGTCCCGTGGCGATACTGACTACAGCAAATACCAGAAATAATACACCTCCGATCGCCGTGACTAACTTTTCCGAAATTTTCCCAGCCACTAAGCGCCCTCCAACTACAGCAATAAAAGCACAGATAGCATGACCTAAAATTGCACCTGTAGTTACTCCCAATGCATTTTGAGATGCAGCCAGACCAATAGTAGTAATTTGAGTGCGATCGCCCCATTCAGCTAGAAATGTCAGCACAAAACTTTCTAGCAAAATCGACCAACTTTTCCCTTTTTTATGAATTGCTTTTTCTTCACATTCTTCCACAGCTAATTCAGCTTCTTTAATTGCTGTAATATTGGGAGTGTTAGGCATTTTACTAGCATCATATAAAAGCTTGATTCCAAATACTAGAAATAAGCCTATGACTGTATAATGAGTATACTCAGGAGGAAAAAACTTGAGTAATTGTCCCAGACAAACCGATAAAACAGTCATCACGGCTAAAGCTGCTGTAACTGCTGGAAAGACTAGCTTGAAGGGATGACGCATTGCCAAAATCATGGCAATAAAGAAGGTTTTATCCCCTAGTTCCGAAACAGTAATGAGTAGCAATCCAGCAGTGAAAGCTTCTAACAATTATTCAATCCTCAAATATATGTTCTATTTTTAAATGAGACATCAATGCAATAATTTGATTGGCTTACCCCCTCAAATTAGGATCTATACAAATATCATACACTAAAGTTCCAACCCAAGTATTTGTCTTCAGAGAAACTCGTTATTTTGGGTTAATTAAATATCATTTTTGATTCATTTTTATATCATATTCTTTTCAAGATCTTTACTAAGTTTATTTTGGCTAATGGGACAGCCAAGACAGCTATCCCACAAGTCATTTATGAATAGCACGATTCTTGCTGCTTAAGTTTTGTCGCCAAATGGACAATTCAATCCTAGAATTGAGATAATCCCATTTTTCTAAATACTTGCTATACCCCAATGTGTAGCCCAAGAAAATGAAAATGGTATCAGCCATGAGTTGGATGTATGGAGGTGTGCGGATTACATCTCCACTTAGCAAAAGTAAGAAATATGTCTCAAAGAGGCTGGATGCTGAATATTAACAGTCTAGATCTTATCTACCAGTAGGCTGAGAAGATTGAGGCTGTAAACCAGTTTTTGCAATGTCAATAGTAGCCAAAACAACGGGCAAGCCCAACATCAAAGCTAGAATAATAGCAACCCACTTCAACCAATTTGTCTTACTACGACCGCGAATCGGATACTCGCAACTCAGGCAAATTTCTGCATCTGAACTGTTTAGGGTGCCACATTCTTTACAAGGAACTAAAGCCATAGCGATTAAGAGATAATTTGTGGGTCGTATCTATGATTATGATGCGATCTTTTCGACCAAACAACCCCAGTCTACTTTCATTAACTAAATTTTACTATCTTTGGGCTAATAAAACTACCTATTTGTAACAAATCATATATATTTCCATAATCTTGGCAAATTAACCCGATATAACTTTAGAAGCAACGGGTCATTATTTATGAGATTTTCTCATCCTATTTCAACTTTACTAATTGGTGCATCAATTGCTATTGTAAAAACTCAAGTTGCTGTAGCTTTATCTCCCCAGCAAATCAGGCAAATTGCCCAAAATATCACCGTGCAAATTCAGGGTGAAGATGGTACTTGGGGTTCGGGAACAATTATTAAAAGAGATCGAGAAAATTACTATGTACTTACCAGTTTTCATGTAGTTGATAAGCCAACTAATTACACAATCTTTACTGCTGATAAACAGAGTTATTTAATTAATAATAATTCTATTCAACAAGGTAGTTCAGCAGACATAGCATTAGTGAAATTTAGTAGCCACAAAATTTACAAAACCGCTAAGGTTGGTAACTCAGATTTATTAATAACAAGTACTCCAATATATATAGCTGGATTTACTAAAAGTAAGCTGGGGTTTCAACTGTTATTTCGTGCGGGTGAGGTAATTGCTAATAGTAATAAATCCTACGACTATGGATTAATTTATACTAATAATAGTCGTTCGGGTATGAGTGGAGGAGGAGTGTTTAATCGAGACGGTGAGTTAGTTGCAGTTCAGGGTTGGGGGGAAGCTAATCAATTTTACGATCGCGCTGAAACTGTAATTACAGGTAATGCGCGGGGAATTACAATTAACACATTTTTGAAGCTGGGATTAGTCGATTTAAAAGTAGTTTTTCCGACTCAAGATTTAGCGATCGCCTCTAAAGCAGATGACTTCTATTTGCTCGGTTTAAAGAAACAAAAACACAGAGATTATCGAGGGGCGATCGCTGCTTACGATCAGGCTATTCGGCTTAACGATAAGTATACTTATGCATATTATAAGCGGGGCGATGCTTACTACGAGCAAGGAAAATATAGAAATAGTTTAAGTGATTTTAGTCAGGCAATTAAATTCGGTCTGAAGCACGTTGATATATACAACTATCGAGGTTTGACTCGTTATAAATTGTCAGACAATCAAGGAGCGATTAGTGACTATACAGCCGCACTTTCTTTAGATCCCAAATATCATTATGCTTATGCTAATCGGGGCGATATTCACTATAAATTGAAACAGTATCAATCAGCTATTCAAGACTATACAACAGCTATCAATTTGAACCCTGAGAGTAAACAATTATATATCGATCGCGCTGACGCATTTTATGAACTAGGGAAAATAGATCTAGCGATTCGTGATTGGCAAATCTATAGAAAACAACTTCCACGAGATGGGAATGCATCATTAGATTTGGCTATTGCTGTCAGTCTTTACTTCAAAGGGAAAAAAGCCGAAGGGATCGCATTAGGAACATTAGCCCTTCAAAAACGCAATGATTTGGCTGATTTTAACAAAATTAAGTCTTTAGGTTGGGGCGATCGCCTTTTATTAGACACCCAAAAGTTTTTTCAAGATCCTAAAATGCAAGCTGCGATCGCAAAAATAAAGAACCCTGTTTAGGATAACTGATTGGTGCATCGATTGTTATTGTTCAAACACAGGTAGCTGTAGCCTTATCTCCTCCGCAAATTAGGCAAATTGCGAAAGATATTACTGTGCGAATTGAAGATATTGAAGCCAAATTAAGTCTAATTTTCCGTTTTATTGGTAGGTTGGGTTAAGAGAAGTCGAAACCCAACACCCCAGATTTAAAGAGAGGGCGATCGCTCTTGCTCAAGCTTTATCAGCCAAGCCACATAAATTAATCCTGCGATTTTCAATGTAAAACCCGTACAAAGGACTAAAAACCCTAAAACGGGCAGAATTATACCGCTAAATGCGACTCATAGAGTTTTCTACTTAGCGTGTTGGCGATCGCCTCACCAATTACCGACGACGCAGGAAAATTTGGGTAAAGTAATAAGCACCTGTACGGCTTTTAGCAACGCCAATTCCGGTCAAGTTATAATTGCCTTCAATGTTAACCTTGTGTCCTGGGCTTTTGAGCCAACCTTGAACAGCAGTAGTCACTGGATCGCTATAACCTGAATTGTAAGCCACATTTTCCGCCATTGCCATTAGAGGAATAACTCTGGCGATCGCTTGTAGGCGTTGTTGAAAACCTTGGTGACCAAATGGTACAGTACCATTTGCCATATTCTGGCTGTGAAGACGTGCTTGCTGACGAATAGTAGCATTGGAAGTCAGTGGTGGTAAGCCACGTCCTGCGCGATACTGATTGATCTGAACTAGAGTTTTTTGCTCTAAAGCCGCGATCGAAAGACTGGTAGATTGAGTCAGATAAATCGGCGTAGTAGATATTATACTATCACCCATTCGAGTTTTGGCTTGAGCTACGGTTGACAGCGATCCAGTTGCTAGTAAAACTGAACTGAATGCTATTGCTGGGAGGAAGATTTTATTCATCTTCAGTCTCCTGATAACTAAACAACAATGGTTAAGCAGCATGAACTAGTTGCTGCTTGTCACCACAAACACTAACAATGTGCTGAGGACAAAGTAGCAATAGTATCCTTTATGTGTCAGGTGCTAATTACTGTACCGAATGCTACATTTTAGGCTAAATTAATTTAGCTCATAGCAGTGATAACCTATATATAAATAGGCTTAGGGCTTTATTAGTCACAAGGTTAGGTTAACCGAACTATTTCTAATAATCTAGGGAATTTTTACTGATGAATCGAATGATATTTACTATTTCTCTACTTGGTATTTCAGTGATTATACTTAAACAGTTATTCGAGAAAATAACACCTGTGTTCACCGACTGATATTTTCAATCTAAAATAATATTTATATGGCTATGTAAGCAAATATTTACAAGTTGAGTAAATAATCACGAGTCAAGTATTTTTGGTATTACTGAATCAAGGTATGAACTAGGTTGACACTTCGACAAGCTCAGCGTGCCACACCCCAATTCGGAATAGTGAGAGATCGGGGCGAAAGAAAACCCAATCAACAATCAACAATTCATACTTCAAATCAGCAATGCCGTATTTTTGAGAGAATACATGAATTTATTACATAATTATTATCAAAATTTGGATTGGATAGGTCGGGTTTTAGGACTTCAGGAAGAAGCTTTTCAGCAAATAGCAGCTTCCTCAGATGGATTAATTTCAGCTTTAATAATTGTCGTAATTGCAGGTTTATCTATTGCGATCGCCCAAAGCATTATTCTATTTATTAACCGCGTTACTCCTCTACGTTTTATTTTTAGTCTGTTAATTAATACAGTTTTATTTGCTTTCGGTTATTTATTTTTAGTCCTAACTACCTGGGTGATTTGTTGGTTACCAGGATTTGCTGATGTACCTTTATTAACCCTGGTTGAGGAAGTTGGATTTAGCTATAGTCCTCTGATTTTTGGTTGTTTTGGGGCTTTACCCTACTTAGGCGTGCCGATTTTATCTTTGTTATCAGTTTGGCATTTACTGGCGATGGTAGTTGCGATCGCCACTGTAGCCAATGTCTCTGAGGGAATAGCTTTCTGGTATGTAGCGTTGGGATGGGTGGTTTTACAAATCTTACAGCAAACTATCGGGCAACCAATTGCTAATTTAGGGCGCGGTTTGGCAAATTGGGTGGCAGGAGTTCAATTAATTAGCGAGAAAGTAGCTTTAGTCCACCAAGTTAGTTCTAGTTTTACTCAGCCTCCCTCACCGCTAACTACAAGTGCAGCGAGATCTCCAGGACAGTCTTCTCCCAAAGCTAGCGCCAATGTCAAAGAGCAAGTTATATTTGCCCTAGGACTAGTGGGAATGGCATTTTTAGCTTTTTTGGTCGCTTTACTGCTGCAACCGCTTAGAGATGCCGTATTTAGTCACTACGAACACATTCCCAGGGCAATTAGGTATGGGATAGATTTAGTCTGGATTGGGGTAGTAGCGATCGCCTTTGCTGGACTTTTAGCACCTTTGGAAACCTTGGGATGGTGGGCGGGATGGTATAACGATGAGGTGGATACTACCATCAATACTGGGACTTTAGCCGAACCAGATCGTAACCCCAGTGGTATTTC
This DNA window, taken from Merismopedia glauca CCAP 1448/3, encodes the following:
- a CDS encoding LAGLIDADG family homing endonuclease gives rise to the protein MVREIERFTERFIEESPQNQQFPESSEPSSVTAPAGNPVFYRTYSRRTPLGRESWDEVCSRTIEGLIKLGKLTPEEIAIIDKMQRQKKTFPSGRWLWVGGTPWLENPKNFSGGYNCTSTNVIDWRAFGLMMDLAMMGCGTGAVLEAKYIDRLPVICNRLNVQIDGNIGTTPAAARLEETQVTVAGKQVTIKVGDSRQGWVKSYQTLLELSSDESFDTEIEVHIDLSDVRPAGENLSGFGGVANPVKLPDLYGRCADILNKAVGRKLNSVECCLLIDEAAVVVVAGNVRRCLPAGSLVHTQAGLVPIEKVRIGDRVLTSKGYYPVTNFFVQGEQELCRIKTQDGSLECTADHKVAVLQDVYGNYEMVKAKDLKPGDRLVFIPEAIAGTPTELPEWKRPSDFPPHTRSIEVPALTPDVAYFIGYLHGDGSVASDGWRVRFRISENQSQIIDKLVAVGKLFGLEGYTLRTPEQSRAKAYELQFNSKALNGYLSQFKQPFTSISVPDCILLGTKEIREAYLAGLADADGCFSQGVLVASVHADFLRQIQALYSSLGITVRSCSSVRKRTDKWEGELVTVGGNAFDKVGDLLSQYSLRFASSWKERPKSFKDHGFPKAMVRPLVSTYRYHWGAIHQQMTVPTLKKYIPDATNLIPVKVIGVEFNVRTAPTYDIEVASLHEFVCEGILVSNSAGMRQFAADDALGSNAKDNLWQQDKNGNWRIDPERDALRMANHTRVFHHKPNLQDSIDAVRKQYYSGEGAIQWAGEAVARANIDLLATPKLKADFLKAYTQAKAGEWLREYYPNLDEPEIEHRLGRYGLNPCFTADTWIHTENGARQIKDLIGKQRSLYVNGELFSTTAEGFFCTGLKPVLKVETKEGYSLRLTGNHQLLKVTVQTQKNQYTEWVETEKLEVGDRILLHNHRGLQPWQGEGTFEEGWLLGKAIDGSVGWGGLRPPVAREDVGRPFEATKPNTTKLTIRARHPKASTNAIAVKYEIDSYLTSQIEETSYNFYQGFLQGIFNSNVQISTNLRLSNDNLELLAAIQRMLLRLGISSIVESEIGQLAIANDNLAVFAQVVGLADPHQTEQLEQIVSDLRPERFTATIASISPDGIEPVYDCTVPSVNRFDANGIVAHNCGEIIGANFHCNLAEIHLNQVNPQDFKEQEEAFTAGGLAVATLLNHYFKEDRYQYSRELDPIVGVSFTGLFDFFVTAFGVNWLKWWEAGRLDTAEGREFKQKEQAYLTRWKDIVQKVVWEYCDRHSIKRPNRCTTLQPAGCLDRTALRIFDRGLLYADEVVEPGSGETEGLDLTVRGGISADTAIANQPLNLVRVELENGRILRMTPNHRLSIGGKWVRADELAIGMEIDYSLGEYRQQDDALLLSVDPLHYARENSQEALGDARGVLTKAISTPTTLNPEIGYFLGCLFGDGALSPCKNRIRFTFNSQELDLVERLQAIAQRWFGLVGNINYDSRNNGSRGELVFASKQLFDWLKLNQLDKCGSANLDRIPQAIRRSSRETILSFFCGLIDTDGCVRQEGSVSIDSASEAFIRNLQQVGEAVGLCFSIFHNTQGQNLQPAKNMWGLCLSRMVSQPESLAYLNAHSRKCKLRPIPEPKRYFTFSPYKVAAIAFETVPDYSYDFAVAGVDDDDSWYWQGALKSHNTKSLLTGASPGWHPPKAQRFIRRITFAKNDPVALACIDYGYGVVPAQSDKDENGNLLDDPFDPRCSEWLVEIPVEVPWANLPGASEIEISKFSALAQMDFYLQVQRYWTTHNTSATIELTGEEVESLGERIYEAIHNDEGYISVALLARFEDHQSFPRLPFEPISKETYNLLTEEVLSRRQNSDFYAALLKYDNNTQMEAGPAGCDSDKCMFPDISTMQ
- a CDS encoding TMEM165/GDT1 family protein, whose product is MLEAFTAGLLLITVSELGDKTFFIAMILAMRHPFKLVFPAVTAALAVMTVLSVCLGQLLKFFPPEYTHYTVIGLFLVFGIKLLYDASKMPNTPNITAIKEAELAVEECEEKAIHKKGKSWSILLESFVLTFLAEWGDRTQITTIGLAASQNALGVTTGAILGHAICAFIAVVGGRLVAGKISEKLVTAIGGVLFLVFAVVSIATGQNA
- a CDS encoding tetratricopeptide repeat-containing S1 family peptidase, translating into MRFSHPISTLLIGASIAIVKTQVAVALSPQQIRQIAQNITVQIQGEDGTWGSGTIIKRDRENYYVLTSFHVVDKPTNYTIFTADKQSYLINNNSIQQGSSADIALVKFSSHKIYKTAKVGNSDLLITSTPIYIAGFTKSKLGFQLLFRAGEVIANSNKSYDYGLIYTNNSRSGMSGGGVFNRDGELVAVQGWGEANQFYDRAETVITGNARGITINTFLKLGLVDLKVVFPTQDLAIASKADDFYLLGLKKQKHRDYRGAIAAYDQAIRLNDKYTYAYYKRGDAYYEQGKYRNSLSDFSQAIKFGLKHVDIYNYRGLTRYKLSDNQGAISDYTAALSLDPKYHYAYANRGDIHYKLKQYQSAIQDYTTAINLNPESKQLYIDRADAFYELGKIDLAIRDWQIYRKQLPRDGNASLDLAIAVSLYFKGKKAEGIALGTLALQKRNDLADFNKIKSLGWGDRLLLDTQKFFQDPKMQAAIAKIKNPV
- a CDS encoding CAP domain-containing protein, producing MNKIFLPAIAFSSVLLATGSLSTVAQAKTRMGDSIISTTPIYLTQSTSLSIAALEQKTLVQINQYRAGRGLPPLTSNATIRQQARLHSQNMANGTVPFGHQGFQQRLQAIARVIPLMAMAENVAYNSGYSDPVTTAVQGWLKSPGHKVNIEGNYNLTGIGVAKSRTGAYYFTQIFLRRR